A section of the Solitalea canadensis DSM 3403 genome encodes:
- a CDS encoding acyl-CoA dehydrogenase family protein, translating to MSQISNLNKIKGGEFLIKETEAADIFIPEQWDEEQLMIAKTCADFLEAEVYPKLDALDNHEEGLMESLMDKAGELGILGVSVPEEYGGFGKSFNTSMLVAEVIGAGHSFAVAMSAHTGIGTLPILYYGNAEQKAKYVPKLATGEWKAAYCLTEPNSGSDANSGKTKAVLSPDGKHYVINGQKMWITNGGFADIFIVFAKIDDDENLSAFIVERGFGGITMNPEEHKMGIKGSSTRQIFFNDCHVPVENLLSERGNGFKIAVNILNIGRIKLAGAAIGASKAVVDKAVNYSNERIQFKLPISKFGAIRYKIAEMATKIYAVESAMYRAGQNIDDAYDALVADGMEPGKAKLKSTEQFAVECAILKVYGSEALDYVTDEGVQIYGGMGFSAEAPMDRAYRDSRINRIFEGTNEINRLLTVDMMLKRAMKGELNLMGPAQAVAQELMSIPDFNQEDEGLFAYEKRLIKNIKKATLMAAGAAVQKLMMTLGKEQEILMNIADMASLAYVAESALLRTEKLIGIRGEEACATQIDMVRIYLNEAMDQVWLHGKEALNSFAEGDELRMMMMGLKRFTKTEPFNVKDARQRVAKVVIEKNKYPF from the coding sequence ATGTCTCAAATCTCAAATCTAAACAAAATTAAAGGTGGCGAATTCTTAATCAAAGAAACGGAAGCTGCTGATATATTCATTCCGGAGCAATGGGATGAGGAACAATTAATGATTGCTAAAACGTGTGCTGATTTCCTGGAAGCAGAGGTTTATCCAAAATTAGATGCCCTTGACAACCATGAAGAGGGATTAATGGAGAGCTTAATGGATAAGGCAGGTGAGTTGGGTATTTTAGGGGTTTCTGTACCTGAGGAATACGGAGGTTTTGGCAAAAGCTTTAACACTTCAATGTTAGTTGCTGAAGTGATTGGTGCAGGTCATTCTTTTGCAGTTGCTATGTCTGCTCATACTGGCATTGGTACACTGCCAATTTTATATTACGGTAATGCTGAGCAGAAAGCTAAATATGTTCCGAAGTTAGCAACAGGTGAGTGGAAGGCTGCTTACTGTTTAACAGAACCAAATTCAGGCTCGGATGCTAACTCAGGTAAAACCAAAGCGGTTTTAAGTCCGGATGGTAAACATTATGTGATCAATGGTCAGAAAATGTGGATCACCAATGGTGGTTTTGCTGATATTTTCATCGTATTTGCAAAAATCGATGATGACGAAAACTTATCCGCATTCATCGTAGAACGTGGCTTTGGTGGCATTACCATGAACCCTGAAGAGCACAAAATGGGTATCAAAGGTTCATCAACCCGTCAGATCTTCTTCAATGACTGTCATGTGCCTGTTGAGAATTTGCTTTCTGAAAGAGGTAATGGCTTTAAGATCGCCGTAAACATCCTTAATATTGGCCGTATTAAATTAGCCGGCGCTGCAATTGGTGCATCTAAGGCAGTGGTTGATAAAGCGGTTAATTATTCAAATGAGCGCATTCAGTTTAAGTTGCCTATTTCTAAGTTTGGCGCCATCCGTTATAAAATAGCGGAAATGGCCACTAAAATCTATGCGGTTGAGTCCGCAATGTATCGTGCCGGTCAGAACATCGACGATGCTTATGATGCATTAGTAGCAGATGGAATGGAGCCAGGCAAAGCTAAATTGAAAAGTACTGAACAATTTGCTGTTGAGTGTGCAATTTTGAAAGTTTATGGTTCCGAAGCCTTGGATTATGTAACCGACGAAGGGGTGCAGATTTACGGTGGTATGGGATTCTCTGCCGAGGCTCCTATGGACCGTGCTTACCGCGACTCACGTATCAACCGTATTTTCGAAGGAACAAACGAAATTAACCGTTTGTTAACCGTTGATATGATGTTGAAGCGCGCAATGAAGGGCGAACTTAATTTAATGGGACCTGCTCAGGCTGTAGCGCAGGAATTAATGTCGATACCTGACTTTAATCAGGAGGATGAGGGATTATTCGCTTATGAAAAACGCCTGATCAAAAACATTAAAAAAGCCACATTAATGGCTGCAGGTGCTGCTGTTCAGAAACTAATGATGACATTAGGTAAAGAGCAGGAGATCTTGATGAATATTGCCGATATGGCTTCATTAGCTTACGTGGCAGAATCAGCGTTGTTACGTACCGAAAAATTAATCGGTATTCGTGGCGAAGAAGCGTGTGCTACACAGATCGACATGGTTCGTATTTATTTGAACGAAGCAATGGATCAGGTTTGGTTACATGGTAAAGAAGCGTTGAATTCATTTGCAGAAGGTGATGAGTTACGCATGATGATGATGGGCTTGAAACGTTTCACTAAAACGGAGCCTTTCAATGTAAAAGATGCTCGTCAACGAGTAGCAAAGGTTGTTATTGAAAAAAATAAATATCCTTTTTAA
- a CDS encoding FKBP-type peptidyl-prolyl cis-trans isomerase yields MKKLFPIFLVAAGLFLSFCGKDPYAPICSNEYSAAQDSADRKAIREFVARKGMTGVKTTSSGLSYFIYEEGEGQSPRPTSVVRVDYRGSMVSDTTGKAFDSSGVHTALGLNQVIKGWTEGLQLIKAGGRIRLMIPSHLAYGSCGSGSIPPNTPLVFDVRLVEIAKY; encoded by the coding sequence ATGAAGAAACTGTTTCCCATTTTTTTAGTAGCTGCGGGTTTGTTTTTGAGTTTTTGTGGAAAAGATCCGTATGCTCCCATATGTTCGAATGAATATTCGGCAGCGCAAGATTCGGCTGACCGTAAAGCCATTCGTGAATTTGTTGCGCGTAAAGGTATGACAGGTGTTAAAACTACATCATCAGGATTGTCTTATTTTATTTATGAAGAAGGTGAAGGTCAATCACCTCGCCCAACTTCCGTTGTTAGAGTAGACTATAGAGGATCTATGGTTTCAGATACAACAGGAAAAGCATTTGACTCTTCAGGTGTTCATACCGCTTTAGGATTGAATCAGGTTATTAAAGGATGGACCGAAGGTTTACAGTTAATAAAGGCAGGCGGCAGAATTCGTTTAATGATTCCGTCTCATCTTGCTTATGGCAGCTGTGGAAGTGGTTCCATTCCTCCAAATACACCACTGGTATTTGATGTAAGATTAGTTGAAATAGCAAAATACTAA
- a CDS encoding cryptochrome/photolyase family protein, producing the protein MCDSITVCWLRRDLRLEDNAALYHALKQASPVLLLFIFDTTILNQLEDKNDARVTFIHDQLCALNDELVKLGSSLLVKHGTPSAIWTELIQEYPIKTVYANHDYEPYATQRDQSIKELLQQSGIEFITFKDQAIFEKKEVLKNDGSPYTVFTPYKNRWMQHLKDFYLKPYPSERYLQFLYKTTAFKLPTLKAIGFNRATIDFPKKEFERILENYTQHRDFPAINGTSRISIHLRFGTVSIRRLARKAYEANSLAWLNELIWRDFYFMILWHFPYVVSKAFKPAYDHIQWRNNEEEFRRWCEGKTGYPIVDAGMRQLNTTGFMHNRVRMIVASFLTKHLLIDWRWGEAYFAKKLLDFELSSNNGGWQWAASSGCDAAPYFRIFNPDEQTKKFDPQLEYIKKWVPEFRELNYPSPIIEHKFARERCLNVYKQALRK; encoded by the coding sequence TTATATCATGCCTTGAAACAAGCCTCACCTGTTCTGTTACTTTTTATTTTTGACACTACTATTCTTAATCAACTTGAGGACAAGAATGATGCACGGGTAACTTTTATACATGACCAATTATGTGCTCTTAACGATGAATTAGTAAAATTAGGAAGTAGTTTATTGGTAAAACATGGCACTCCGTCAGCCATATGGACCGAATTAATACAAGAATATCCGATCAAAACCGTTTACGCAAATCATGACTATGAGCCTTATGCCACTCAACGAGACCAATCAATAAAAGAGTTATTACAACAATCGGGGATAGAGTTTATTACATTTAAAGATCAGGCCATCTTCGAAAAGAAAGAGGTATTAAAAAATGATGGATCACCTTATACAGTGTTTACCCCCTACAAAAACAGGTGGATGCAGCACCTTAAGGATTTCTATTTGAAACCATACCCATCCGAGAGATATCTGCAATTCTTATATAAAACAACTGCATTTAAGTTACCTACTTTGAAAGCAATCGGTTTCAACAGAGCAACAATTGACTTTCCTAAAAAAGAATTTGAACGTATCCTCGAAAATTATACTCAACATAGAGATTTCCCGGCAATCAATGGTACTTCAAGAATAAGTATACACCTCCGTTTTGGAACTGTTAGCATCCGAAGATTAGCCCGTAAGGCCTATGAAGCTAATTCTTTAGCCTGGTTAAACGAGCTCATTTGGCGAGATTTCTATTTTATGATATTGTGGCATTTTCCGTATGTGGTTAGTAAAGCTTTTAAGCCTGCCTATGATCATATTCAATGGCGAAATAATGAAGAAGAGTTTAGACGGTGGTGTGAAGGAAAAACCGGCTACCCAATTGTTGACGCAGGAATGCGCCAATTGAATACAACGGGTTTTATGCATAACCGAGTTCGAATGATAGTTGCCAGCTTCTTAACCAAGCATTTATTGATCGACTGGCGTTGGGGTGAAGCTTACTTTGCGAAGAAGCTATTAGATTTTGAGTTGTCTAGTAACAATGGAGGGTGGCAATGGGCTGCCAGTTCCGGATGCGACGCCGCACCGTATTTTAGGATATTTAACCCTGATGAACAAACCAAAAAATTTGATCCGCAATTGGAATACATAAAAAAATGGGTACCTGAATTTAGAGAGCTCAACTACCCATCTCCTATCATTGAACATAAGTTTGCCCGTGAACGTTGTTTAAACGTTTATAAGCAAGCGCTGCGTAAATAA
- a CDS encoding acetyl-CoA C-acyltransferase produces the protein MEAYIIAGYRTAVGKAPRGVFRFMRADDLAAEVVDHLVASVPNLDKEKIDDVIVGNATPEAEQGLNIGRMISLMGLKTDKVPGMTVNRYCASGLETIAIAAAKIKAGMADCIVAGGVEVMSGMPFGGWKIVPNFDVAKNNPDYYWGMGLTAEAVAKEYNVSREDQDAFAFNSHQKAIKALQSGSLKAGVVPITVKENYLDANMKKKTREYVVDTDEGPRADTALDKLAKLKPVFAADGCVTAGNSSQTSDGAAFVLVVSEKMLKELNVEPIARMVSYGVAGVPPRIMGIGPIEAIPVALKKAGMKKEDIELIELNEAFASQSLAIIRKLELNPDIVNVNGGAIALGHPLGCTGAKLTVQVLNELRERKQKYGMVTMCVGTGQGAAGIFELM, from the coding sequence ATGGAAGCATACATTATAGCAGGATACCGCACCGCCGTTGGAAAAGCTCCTCGTGGAGTATTTCGTTTCATGCGTGCTGATGATTTGGCTGCCGAAGTGGTAGATCATCTGGTTGCGTCTGTTCCTAATTTAGATAAAGAAAAAATTGATGACGTTATTGTAGGTAACGCCACTCCGGAAGCTGAGCAAGGCTTAAATATTGGTCGTATGATCTCTTTAATGGGATTAAAGACAGATAAGGTTCCGGGGATGACTGTTAACCGTTATTGTGCATCGGGTTTAGAAACCATTGCTATTGCAGCTGCTAAGATTAAAGCAGGAATGGCCGATTGTATTGTTGCCGGAGGGGTTGAAGTAATGTCGGGCATGCCATTTGGCGGGTGGAAGATCGTTCCAAATTTTGATGTGGCTAAAAATAACCCTGATTACTATTGGGGTATGGGCTTAACAGCCGAAGCAGTGGCAAAAGAATATAATGTATCGCGTGAAGATCAGGATGCTTTTGCCTTTAACTCACACCAAAAAGCGATTAAAGCTTTGCAGAGTGGCTCACTTAAAGCGGGTGTTGTTCCTATTACTGTAAAGGAAAACTACCTGGATGCGAACATGAAGAAGAAAACCCGCGAGTATGTGGTGGATACCGATGAAGGTCCGCGTGCAGATACTGCACTAGATAAGTTAGCTAAGCTAAAGCCGGTATTCGCTGCAGATGGTTGTGTTACAGCAGGTAACTCTTCACAAACTTCAGATGGAGCTGCATTTGTATTAGTTGTTTCAGAGAAAATGCTGAAGGAATTAAATGTAGAACCGATAGCTCGTATGGTTAGTTATGGAGTTGCAGGTGTTCCACCTCGTATCATGGGTATTGGTCCGATTGAAGCTATTCCAGTTGCTTTGAAAAAAGCCGGAATGAAGAAAGAAGATATCGAGCTGATTGAGTTGAACGAAGCGTTTGCATCACAATCTTTAGCGATTATCCGTAAATTAGAATTAAACCCTGATATCGTGAATGTTAACGGAGGAGCGATTGCATTAGGTCACCCATTGGGCTGTACTGGCGCAAAATTAACCGTTCAAGTGTTAAATGAACTTCGCGAGCGTAAGCAAAAATATGGTATGGTAACCATGTGTGTAGGTACAGGGCAAGGTGCAGCAGGAATTTTTGAATTAATGTAA
- a CDS encoding GIY-YIG nuclease family protein gives MRDHQYFVYILTNKNKAVLYVGVTNNLERRLVEHYFGKHSFTKKYNVHFLIYYERFQYIEDAINREKELKGWTRAEKESLIENENSDWNFWNELVMEAWPPSREMLIEYKE, from the coding sequence ATGCGAGACCATCAATATTTTGTTTACATCCTTACAAATAAGAACAAGGCTGTTTTATATGTAGGTGTAACTAACAATTTAGAAAGACGCCTGGTTGAGCATTATTTCGGAAAGCATTCTTTTACTAAGAAATACAACGTTCACTTTCTTATCTATTACGAGCGTTTTCAATACATAGAAGACGCAATAAATAGAGAGAAAGAACTGAAAGGATGGACTCGAGCTGAAAAAGAGAGTTTGATAGAGAATGAAAATTCTGATTGGAACTTCTGGAATGAACTGGTTATGGAGGCATGGCCACCAAGTAGAGAAATGTTAATTGAGTATAAAGAATAG
- a CDS encoding FKBP-type peptidyl-prolyl cis-trans isomerase: MKNLLLFSFLALVLVTSCKKDNYDPLAQQREEERKFNEQLAKDTVIISNFLKQNELPYQRSKEGVYYKIVEPGVGSIVYNATTKIQVKFRALLLDGTVIDESAKDTPVTYTLGDLIAGFQIGVPLIQPGGKVILYIPSGYVFGTRAIVDNSGKQIAPPNSNFIFELELVQAI; the protein is encoded by the coding sequence ATGAAAAACCTACTTCTCTTCTCATTTTTAGCTCTTGTACTGGTTACATCTTGCAAAAAAGACAACTACGATCCTCTTGCACAACAACGAGAGGAAGAACGTAAGTTCAATGAACAGTTGGCGAAGGATACTGTGATCATTTCTAATTTCTTAAAACAGAACGAACTACCCTATCAACGGAGCAAAGAAGGCGTATACTATAAAATTGTTGAGCCAGGAGTAGGTTCAATCGTTTATAATGCGACTACAAAAATCCAGGTTAAATTTAGAGCCTTGTTGTTAGACGGTACAGTGATTGATGAAAGTGCAAAGGATACGCCTGTTACCTATACACTGGGCGATCTGATTGCAGGATTTCAAATTGGCGTTCCATTAATACAGCCTGGTGGTAAAGTTATTCTGTATATACCGTCCGGTTATGTATTCGGCACGCGGGCAATAGTTGATAACTCCGGAAAGCAGATAGCTCCGCCAAACTCCAACTTTATATTTGAACTCGAATTAGTGCAGGCGATTTAG